From Erwinia pyri, a single genomic window includes:
- a CDS encoding DUF2946 domain-containing protein, translating into MHRSPNRFAAWLAVCAILLLFIAPVISKSLVSEAGRHAMMMPGMVMADDDGMSMPAGEAMPAGDESMTPAHAVTHQHAISTASDRSLSHPDGIDPGMMTTMSPLEHARMMQHHPMSMMDDSACGYCVLLAHLPLDLTNLPALWSALQAARLPDLPLFRPVVARFIPRFFHPRAPPVY; encoded by the coding sequence ATGCACCGCTCACCCAACCGCTTCGCAGCCTGGCTCGCGGTGTGCGCCATTTTGCTGTTATTTATTGCTCCGGTGATTTCCAAATCGCTGGTCTCTGAGGCTGGGCGTCACGCCATGATGATGCCCGGCATGGTGATGGCCGACGACGATGGGATGAGCATGCCAGCGGGGGAAGCAATGCCCGCCGGCGATGAGAGCATGACGCCCGCTCATGCTGTGACCCACCAACATGCGATAAGCACGGCATCAGATCGTTCCCTCTCCCACCCTGATGGGATCGACCCGGGTATGATGACCACCATGTCGCCGCTTGAGCATGCGCGAATGATGCAGCATCACCCCATGTCGATGATGGACGACAGCGCCTGTGGTTACTGTGTTTTGCTGGCGCATCTACCGCTCGATCTGACCAACTTACCCGCTCTCTGGTCGGCCCTTCAGGCCGCCAGACTGCCCGACCTGCCGCTGTTCCGCCCCGTGGTGGCGCGGTTTATACCCCGTTTTTTCCATCCTCGCGCCCCGCCCGTTTACTGA